One Rhizophagus irregularis chromosome 5, complete sequence DNA window includes the following coding sequences:
- a CDS encoding 60S ribosomal protein uL3 yields the protein MSHRKFEAPRHGSLGFLPRKRARRHRGKVKSFPKDDPSKPVHLTAFMGYKAGMTHIVRDLDRPNSKMHKKEIVEAVTIIETPPLKIVGVVGYVETPRGLRTLTTVWAEHLSDEVKRRFYKNWYKSKKKAFTKYAKKYSEQNKEIDTELERIKKYCQVVRVLVHTQIRKIKIRQKKAHLMEIQLNGGTIKDKVDWARSHFEKDVEISSVFEQDEVIDIIGVTKGKGFEGVTHRWGTKKLPRKTHKGLRKVACIGAWHPSRVMYSVPRAGQNGYHHRTEVNKKIYRIGKQSEDNNASTEYDNTKKKITPLGGFPHYGIVNEDFVMIKGSCVGVKKRVLTLRKTLITHTKRSALEKVSLKFIDTSSKFGHGRFQTPEEKHAYLGTLKKDAEK from the exons ATG TCTCATAGAAAATTTGAGGCTCCCCGTCATGGCTCTTTGGGATTTCTTCCGCGTAAACGAGCAAGAAGACACCGAGGTAAAGTCAAGTCTTTTCCAAAAGATGATCCAAGTAAACCTGTTCATCTGACCGCTTTTATGGGCTATAAGGCGGGTATGACCCATATTGTTCGTGATTTGGATCGTCCTAACTCAA agATGCATAAGAAGGAGATAGTTGAAGCTGTCACCATCATTGAAACACCACCTTTGAAGATTGTAGGTGTAGTCGGATACGTTGAAACACCAAGAGGATTACGTACCTTGACCACAGTATGGGCAGAACACTTGAGTGATGAAGTCAAAAGAAGATTTTATAAGAACTGgtataaatcaaaaaagaaagcaTTTACAAAGTatgctaaaaaatattctgaacaaaataaagaaatcgATACAGAATtggaaagaattaaaaagtattGTCAAGTTGTAAGAGTATTAGTTCATACACAAAttcgtaaaattaaaattcgacAAAAGAAAGCTCATCTGATggaaattcaattaaatggtGGCACTATTAAAGATAAAGTTGACTGGGCTAGAAGTCATTTTGAAAAAGATGTGGAAATTTCTTCAGTATTTGAACAAGATGAagttattgatattattggtGTCACCAAGGGTAAAGGTTTTGAAGGGGTCACTCATCGTTGGGGAACGAAGAAACTTCCGCGTAAAACCCATAAAGGTTTACGTAAAGTTGCTTGTATTG GTGCATGGCATCCCTCAAG AGTAATGTATTCTGTTCCACGTGCTGGTCAAAATGGATATCATCACCGAACGGAagtcaacaaaaaaatttatcgtaTTGGTAAACAGAGTGAAGACAATAATGCATCAACTGAATACGACAAtactaagaaaaaaatcacacCATTGGGTGGTTTTCCGCATTACGGTATTGTTAATGAAGACTt CGTTATGATCAAGGGCTCATGTGTTGGAGTTAAGAAGCGTGTTCTTACTTTAAGAAAAACTTTAATCACCCATACAAAACGTTCCGCTTTGGAGAAAGTTTCACTTAAG TTTATCGATACGAGTTCCAAATTTGGACATGGGCGTTTCCAAACTCCAGAAGAAAAACACGCTTACCTTGGTACTCTCAAAAAAGATGCTGAAAAATAG